From Nicotiana tabacum cultivar K326 chromosome 15, ASM71507v2, whole genome shotgun sequence, the proteins below share one genomic window:
- the LOC107776305 gene encoding triacylglycerol lipase SDP1-like has translation MDISNEASVDFFSIGPSSIVGRTIAFRVLFCKSISRLRHKIFHFLIYYLYKIRNCFSYYLTPLIKWLHPRNPQGILALVTLLAFLLRRYTNVKIRADMAYRRKFWRNMMRSALTYEEWAHAAKMLDKEAPKLNEAEFYDEELVINKLQELQHRRQEGSLRDIMFFMRADLVRNLGNMCNPELHKGRLHVPKLIKEYIDEVSTQLKMVCDSDSDELLLEEKLAFMHETRHAFGRTALLLSGGASLGAFHVGVVKTLVEHKLMPRIIAGSSVGSIMCSVVATRSWPELQSFFEDSWHSLQPFEQMGGIFTVFRRVMRQGAVHEIRQLQVMLRHLTNNLTFQEAYDMTGRVLGITVCSPRKHEPPRCLNYLTSPHVVIWSAVTASCAFPGLFEAQELMAKDRSGNLVPYHPPFHLDPDEASGAAARRWRDGSLEIDLPMMQLKELFNVNHFIVSQANPHIAPLLRIKEFVRAYGGNFAAKLAHLTEMEVKHKCNQVLELGFPLGGLAKLFAQDWEGDVTVVMPATLAQYLKLIQNPSTLEVQKASNQGRRCTWEKLSAIKANCGIELALDECVAILNHMRRLKRSAERAAASSHGLSSTTVRLNASRRIPSWNCIARENSTGSLEDFHADVASPLHQGGSGSLAHAGRNWRSHRNAHDHGSDSESESADHSSWTRSGGPLMRTTSADKFIDYVQNLESDSRSNRGLSIDLNNVVPHMGGREPLSPSPRVTTPDRRSDTEFDQRDIRIIVAEGDLLQTERTSNGIVFNVVRRGDLTPSNRSLDSENNSSSLHDPVAECVQLESPEKDMDISSVSEDGENEQRLEDTVEEVTDNRIIRDTTN, from the exons ATGGACATAAGTAATGAGGCTAGTGTTGATTTCTTTTCAATTGGACCTTCTTCAATTGTGGGTCGAACAATAGCCTTTAGAGTCTTGTTCTGCAAATCAATCTCGCGGTTAAGGCATAAAATTTTTCATTTCCTTATATATTACTTGTACAAGATTAGAAACTGTTTTTCATACTACTTGACACCTTTGATCAAATGGTTGCACCCTCGTAACCCACAAGGGATATTGGCATTGGTAACACTTCTTGCCTTCTTGTTGAGGCGATATACGAATGTTAAAATCAGAGCTGATATGGCTTATAGGAGGAAATTTTGGAGGAATATGATGAGATCTGCCTTAACTTATGAGGAGTGGGCTCATGCTGCTAAAATGCTAGATAAAGAGGCCCCTAAATTGAATGAGGCTGAATTTTATGATGAAGAATTAGTTATAAATAAACTCCAAGAACTTCAACATCGTCGTCAAGAAGGATctttaagagatattatgttctTTATGAGGGCTGATCTTGTGAGAAATTTAGGTAATATGTGCAATCCAGAACTTCATAAGGGTAGACTTCATGTGCCTAAACTTATTAAAGAATATATTGATGAGGTTTCAACTCAGTTGAAAATGGTATGTGACTCTGATTCAGATGAGCTTCTACTGGAAGAGAAGCTTGCTTTTATGCATGAAACAAGACATGCCTTTGGTAGGACAGCTTTGCTTTTAAGTGGGGGTGCTTCTTTAGGAGCTTTTCATGTTGGTGTGGTGAAGACATTGGTAGAGCACAAGCTTATGCCTAGGATAATTGCTGGTTCAAGTGTTGGTTCAATTATGTGTTCTGTTGTTGCGACTCGGTCTTGGCCTGAGCTACAGAGTTTTTTCGAGGATTCTTGGCACTCATTGCAACCATTTGAACAGATGGGTGGAATTTTTACAGTTTTCAGGAGGGTCATGAGACAAGGTGCTGTACATGAGATTAGGCAGTTGCAGGTGATGTTACGCCATCTCACGAATAATCTCACTTTCCAAGAAGCATACGACATGACTGGTCGAGTTCTAGGTATTACAGTTTGCTCCCCTAGAAAACATGAGCCTCCTAGATGTTTAAACTACTTGACTTCACCTCATGTTGTTATATGGAGTGCTGTGACTGCTTCTTGCGCATTTCCTGGTCTCTTTGAAGCTCAAGAACTCATGGCAAAGGATAGAAGTGGAAATCTTGTTCCCTATCACCCGCCATTTCATTTGGACCCTGATGAGGCTTCTGGTGCAGCTGCGCGGCGGTGGAGGGATGGTAGCTTGGAGATTGATTTGCCTATGATGCAGCTAAAAGAGCTCTTCAATGTAAACCACTTCATTGTGAGCCAGGCGAATCCACATATCGCTCCCTTATTGAGGATCAAAGAGTTTGTAAGAGCTTACGGAGGCAACTTTGCTGCTAAG CTTGCTCATCTTACTGAGATGGAGGTGAAGCACAAATGTAATCAGGTATTGGAACTTGGTTTTCCCTTGGGGGGATTAGCCAAGCTATTTGCTCAAGATTGGGAGGGTGACGTCACCGTTGTAATGCCTGCCACTCTTGCTCAG TACTTGAAACTCATACAAAACCCCTCTACTTTGGAGGTTCAGAAAGCATCAAACCAAGGGAGGAGGTGCACTTGGGAGAAACTATCCGCCATCAAGGCAAATTGTGGAATTGAGCTTGCTCTTGATGAGTGTGTTGCTATACTCAACCACATGCGCAGACTAAAAAGGAGCGCCGAGAGAGCAGCTGCTTCTTCACATGGCTTGTCAAGCACTACTGTTAGACTTAATGCTTCTCGACGAATTCCTTCTTGGAATTGCATCGCACGAGAGAATTCAACAGGCTCCCTCGAAGACTTTCATGCAGATGTTGCTTCCCCTCTTCATCAGGGAGGCAGCGGTTCTTTGGCGCATGCTGGACGAAATTGGCGTTCCCACCGGAATGCACATGATCATGGTAGTGACAGTGAGTCTGAAAGCGCGGATCACAGTTCTTGGACAAGATCTGGTGGTCCTTTGATGAGGACAACATCGGCTGATAAGTTTATCGACTATGTCCAGAACTTGGAAAGTGATTCACGATCGAACAGAGGATTGAGTATTGATCTCAACAATGTTGTTCCTCATATGGGAGGCAGGGAGCCTCTATCCCCAAGTCCAAGGGTAACAACACCAGATAGAAGATCAGATACAGAATTTGATCAAAGAGACATCAGAATTATTGTAGCTGAAGGTGACCTGCTTCAGACTGAGAGGACTAGCAATGGGATTGTCTTCAATGTGGTAAGGAGAGGAGACTTGACACCATCAAACAGGAGTCTTGATTCAGAAAATAACAGTTCCAGCTTGCATGATCCAGTGGCAGAGTGTGTACAACTCGAAAGTCCGGAAAAGGATATGGATATAAGCTCAGTATCAGAAGATGGAGAAAATGAGCAGAGATTGGAAGATACTGTAGAGGAAGTAACAGATAATCGGATTATACGAGATACGACGAACTGA